The following are encoded together in the Ictidomys tridecemlineatus isolate mIctTri1 chromosome X, mIctTri1.hap1, whole genome shotgun sequence genome:
- the Znf711 gene encoding zinc finger protein 711 isoform X1 produces the protein MDSGGGSLGLHTSDSRMAHTMIMQDFVAGMAGTAHIDGDHIVVSVPEAVLVSDVVTDDGITLDHGLAAEVVHGPDIITETDVVTEGVIVPEAVLEADVAIEEDLEEDEGDHILTSELITETVRVPEQVFVADLVTGPDGHLEHVVQDCVSGVDSPTMVSEEVLVTNSDTETVIQAAGGVPGSTVTIKTEDDDDDDDEDDDDDVKSTSEDYLMISLDDVGEKLEHMGNTPLKIGSDGSQEDVKEDGFGSEVIKVYIFKAEAEDDVEIGGTEIVTESEYTSGHSVAGVLDQSRMQREKMVYMAVKDSSQEEDDISCAEIADEVYMEVIVGEEEGTSLPEIQLEDSDVNKTVVPVVWAAAYGDERRVSRRYEDCQASGNTLDSTLENRSSTAAQYLQICDSINTNKVLKQKSKKRRKGETRQWQTAVIIGPDGQPLTVYPCHICTKKFKSRGFLKRHMKNHPDHLMRKKYQCTDCDFTTNKKVSFHNHLESHKLINKVDKTHEFTEYTRRYREASPLSSNKLILRDKEPKMHKCKYCDYETAEQGLLNRHLLAVHSKNFPHVCVECGKGFRHPSELKKHMRTHTGEKPYQCQYCVFRCADQSNLKTHIKSKHGNNLPYKCEHCPQAFGDERELQRHLDLFQGHKTHQCPHCDHKSTNSSDLKRHIISVHTKDFPHKCEVCDKGFHRPSELKKHSDIHKGRKIHQCRHCDFKTSDPFILSGHILSVHTKDQSLKCKRCKRGFRQQNELKKHMKTHTGRKIYQCEYCEYSTTDASGFKRHVISIHTKDYPHRCEFCKKGFRRPSEKNQHIMRHHKEALI, from the exons TGGCTGGAATGGCTGGTACTGCACATATCGATGGAGACCATATTGTTGTTTCAGTTCCTGAAGCTGTATTAGTTTCTGATGTTGTCACAGATGATGGGATAACTCTTGATCATGGCCTTGCTGCTGAAGTTGTCCATGGGCCTGATATCATCACAGAGACTGATGTAGTAACAGAAGGTGTGATTGTTCCTGAAGCTGTACTTGAAGCCGATGTTGCCATTGAAGAAGATTTAGAGGAAGATGAAGGGGATCATATCTTGACTTCTGAACTAATTACAGAAACCGTTAGGGTACCTGAGCAAGTTTTTGTGGCTGACCTTGTTACTGGTCCTGATGGACACTTAGAACATGTGGTCCAAGATTGTGTTTCAGGAGTTGACTCTCCCACAATGGTATCAGAGGAGGTTCTTGTAACAAATTCAGATACAGAAACTGTGATTCAAGCAGCTGGTGGTGTTCCTGGTTCTACAGTTACTATAAAAactgaagatgatgatgatgatgatgatgaagatgatgacgATGATGTCAAAAGCACTTCTGAAGACTACTTAATGATATCTT TGGATGATGTTGGGGAGAAATTAGAGCATATGGGAAACACACCATTAAAAATCGGCAGTGATGGTTCACAAGAAGATGTTAAAGAAGATGGGTTTGGTTCAGAagttataaaagtatatatatttaaagcagAAGCTGAAGATGATGTTGAAATAG gtgGAACAGAAATTGTCACAGAAAGTGAGTACACCAGTGGACATTCTGTAGCCGGAGTGCTTGACCAGAGCCGAATGCAGCGGGAGAAGATGGTTTACATGGCAGTTAAAGATTCTTCTCAGGAAGAAGATGATATCA gTTGCGCTGAAATAGCAGATGAAGTTTACATGGAAGTCATTgtaggggaagaggaaggaactTCTCTCCCTGAGATTCAGCTTGAGGACTCTGATGTTAATAAAACAGTTGTCCCTGTTGTCTGGGCTGCGGCATATG gagatgAAAGAAGAGTTTCCCGAAGGTATGAAGATTGTCAAGCATCAG GAAATACTTTGGATTCAACATTAGAAAACAGAAGTAGTACAGCAGCACAGTACCTTCAAATTTGTGATAGCATTAATACAAACAAAGTACTTAAACAGAAATccaagaagaggagaaagggagaaacaAGGCAGTGGCAAACAG cTGTTATAATAGGTCCTGATGGACAGCCCCTGACAGTATACCCTTGCCATATTTGCACAAAAAAGTTTAAATCCAGGGGATTCTTAAAAAGACACATGAAGAATCATCCTGATcatttgatgagaaaaaaatatcagtgtACAGATTGTGACTTTACAACTAACAAGAAAGTAAGTTTCCATAACCACTTAGAAAGCCATAAGCTTATAAATAAAGTTGACAAAACACATGAATTTACAGAATACACGAGAAGATACAGAGAGGCTAGTCCACTGAGTTCAAATAAGCTTATTTTAAGAGACAAGGAGCCGAAGATGCACAAGTGCAAATACTGTGACTATGAAACTGCCgaacaaggactgttgaacagaCATTTGCTGGCTGTTCACAGCAAGAATTTTCCTCATGTTTGTGTTGAATGCGGGAAGGGTTTTCGCCATCCTTCTGAACTCAAGAAACATATGAGAACCCATACTGGTGAGAAGCCATATCAATGTCAGTATTGTGTCTTCAGGTGTGCAGATCAATCAAATCTGAAAACTCACATTAAGTCTAAACATGGAAACAATTTGCCATATAAATGTGAGCATTGTCCCCAAGCATTTGGTGATGAAAGGGAGCTTCAACGCCATCTGGATTTGTTTCAAGGACATAAGACACACCAGTGTCCTCATTGTGATCATAAGAGCACCAACTCAAGTGACCTTAAGCGGCACATCATATCTGTCCATACCAAGGATTTTCCTCACAAATGTGAGGTCTGTGATAAAGGTTTTCATCGTCCTTCTGAGCTCAAAAAGCATAGTGATATTCATAAGGGTAGGAAGATTCATCAGTGTAGGCACTGTGACTTTAAGACATCAGATCCATTCATTCTTAGTGGTCATATCCTTTCAGTTCATACTAAGGATCAGTCATTGAAATGTAAAAGGTGCAAGAGAGGGTTCAGACAGCAAAATGAGCTCAAAAAGCATATGAAGACCCATACTGGAAGGAAGATTTACCAATGTGAGTATTGTGAATACAGCACTACAGATGCATCTGGCTTTAAACGACATGTGATCTCAATTCATACAAAAGACTATCCACACAGGTGTGAATTCTGCAAGAAAGGATTTCGAAGACcatcagaaaaaaatcagcatattatgaGGCACCACAAAGAGGctcttatataa
- the Znf711 gene encoding zinc finger protein 711 isoform X2, with protein sequence MDSGGGSLGLHTSDSRMAHTMIMQDFVAGMAGTAHIDGDHIVVSVPEAVLVSDVVTDDGITLDHGLAAEVVHGPDIITETDVVTEGVIVPEAVLEADVAIEEDLEEDEGDHILTSELITETVRVPEQVFVADLVTGPDGHLEHVVQDCVSGVDSPTMVSEEVLVTNSDTETVIQAAGGVPGSTVTIKTEDDDDDDDEDDDDDVKSTSEDYLMISLDDVGEKLEHMGNTPLKIGSDGSQEDVKEDGFGSEVIKVYIFKAEAEDDVEIGGTEIVTESEYTSGHSVAGVLDQSRMQREKMVYMAVKDSSQEEDDIRDERRVSRRYEDCQASGNTLDSTLENRSSTAAQYLQICDSINTNKVLKQKSKKRRKGETRQWQTAVIIGPDGQPLTVYPCHICTKKFKSRGFLKRHMKNHPDHLMRKKYQCTDCDFTTNKKVSFHNHLESHKLINKVDKTHEFTEYTRRYREASPLSSNKLILRDKEPKMHKCKYCDYETAEQGLLNRHLLAVHSKNFPHVCVECGKGFRHPSELKKHMRTHTGEKPYQCQYCVFRCADQSNLKTHIKSKHGNNLPYKCEHCPQAFGDERELQRHLDLFQGHKTHQCPHCDHKSTNSSDLKRHIISVHTKDFPHKCEVCDKGFHRPSELKKHSDIHKGRKIHQCRHCDFKTSDPFILSGHILSVHTKDQSLKCKRCKRGFRQQNELKKHMKTHTGRKIYQCEYCEYSTTDASGFKRHVISIHTKDYPHRCEFCKKGFRRPSEKNQHIMRHHKEALI encoded by the exons TGGCTGGAATGGCTGGTACTGCACATATCGATGGAGACCATATTGTTGTTTCAGTTCCTGAAGCTGTATTAGTTTCTGATGTTGTCACAGATGATGGGATAACTCTTGATCATGGCCTTGCTGCTGAAGTTGTCCATGGGCCTGATATCATCACAGAGACTGATGTAGTAACAGAAGGTGTGATTGTTCCTGAAGCTGTACTTGAAGCCGATGTTGCCATTGAAGAAGATTTAGAGGAAGATGAAGGGGATCATATCTTGACTTCTGAACTAATTACAGAAACCGTTAGGGTACCTGAGCAAGTTTTTGTGGCTGACCTTGTTACTGGTCCTGATGGACACTTAGAACATGTGGTCCAAGATTGTGTTTCAGGAGTTGACTCTCCCACAATGGTATCAGAGGAGGTTCTTGTAACAAATTCAGATACAGAAACTGTGATTCAAGCAGCTGGTGGTGTTCCTGGTTCTACAGTTACTATAAAAactgaagatgatgatgatgatgatgatgaagatgatgacgATGATGTCAAAAGCACTTCTGAAGACTACTTAATGATATCTT TGGATGATGTTGGGGAGAAATTAGAGCATATGGGAAACACACCATTAAAAATCGGCAGTGATGGTTCACAAGAAGATGTTAAAGAAGATGGGTTTGGTTCAGAagttataaaagtatatatatttaaagcagAAGCTGAAGATGATGTTGAAATAG gtgGAACAGAAATTGTCACAGAAAGTGAGTACACCAGTGGACATTCTGTAGCCGGAGTGCTTGACCAGAGCCGAATGCAGCGGGAGAAGATGGTTTACATGGCAGTTAAAGATTCTTCTCAGGAAGAAGATGATATCA gagatgAAAGAAGAGTTTCCCGAAGGTATGAAGATTGTCAAGCATCAG GAAATACTTTGGATTCAACATTAGAAAACAGAAGTAGTACAGCAGCACAGTACCTTCAAATTTGTGATAGCATTAATACAAACAAAGTACTTAAACAGAAATccaagaagaggagaaagggagaaacaAGGCAGTGGCAAACAG cTGTTATAATAGGTCCTGATGGACAGCCCCTGACAGTATACCCTTGCCATATTTGCACAAAAAAGTTTAAATCCAGGGGATTCTTAAAAAGACACATGAAGAATCATCCTGATcatttgatgagaaaaaaatatcagtgtACAGATTGTGACTTTACAACTAACAAGAAAGTAAGTTTCCATAACCACTTAGAAAGCCATAAGCTTATAAATAAAGTTGACAAAACACATGAATTTACAGAATACACGAGAAGATACAGAGAGGCTAGTCCACTGAGTTCAAATAAGCTTATTTTAAGAGACAAGGAGCCGAAGATGCACAAGTGCAAATACTGTGACTATGAAACTGCCgaacaaggactgttgaacagaCATTTGCTGGCTGTTCACAGCAAGAATTTTCCTCATGTTTGTGTTGAATGCGGGAAGGGTTTTCGCCATCCTTCTGAACTCAAGAAACATATGAGAACCCATACTGGTGAGAAGCCATATCAATGTCAGTATTGTGTCTTCAGGTGTGCAGATCAATCAAATCTGAAAACTCACATTAAGTCTAAACATGGAAACAATTTGCCATATAAATGTGAGCATTGTCCCCAAGCATTTGGTGATGAAAGGGAGCTTCAACGCCATCTGGATTTGTTTCAAGGACATAAGACACACCAGTGTCCTCATTGTGATCATAAGAGCACCAACTCAAGTGACCTTAAGCGGCACATCATATCTGTCCATACCAAGGATTTTCCTCACAAATGTGAGGTCTGTGATAAAGGTTTTCATCGTCCTTCTGAGCTCAAAAAGCATAGTGATATTCATAAGGGTAGGAAGATTCATCAGTGTAGGCACTGTGACTTTAAGACATCAGATCCATTCATTCTTAGTGGTCATATCCTTTCAGTTCATACTAAGGATCAGTCATTGAAATGTAAAAGGTGCAAGAGAGGGTTCAGACAGCAAAATGAGCTCAAAAAGCATATGAAGACCCATACTGGAAGGAAGATTTACCAATGTGAGTATTGTGAATACAGCACTACAGATGCATCTGGCTTTAAACGACATGTGATCTCAATTCATACAAAAGACTATCCACACAGGTGTGAATTCTGCAAGAAAGGATTTCGAAGACcatcagaaaaaaatcagcatattatgaGGCACCACAAAGAGGctcttatataa